The following is a genomic window from Crossiella equi.
AGGCAGGTCACGCCAGGGCGCGCCGGTACGCAGCTTCCACAGGATCGCGTTGATCACCTGCCGGTGATCACGCCACCGCCGCCCACCACTGGCCACTGGAGGCAGCAACGGCTCGATCACCGCCCACGCCCGATCCGTCAACTCACCGCGACCCACCACGACACACAAATACCAGACGCCCAGATCAACGACTTACAGGACAGGCTCTAGGCGCTGACCGCGATGCCCGGCAGGGCCTTGATCTCGCCGTAGAAGGCCGGGCTGAGCTTGATCGGGTAGTCGTCGCAGGCCATCGTGACCGCTTCCCGGCGGAACATCAGCTTGAGGTGCACCGGGGTGTCGCCCTTGTGCATCGACAGCGTCCGCTTGAGCTCCAGGAGGACTTCCTCGCTGAGCTTCTCCGGGTTGCAGGTCAGGACGAAGGGCGGGTCCATGCCCGGGTTGTTCTCGGCGTCGGCGATGTCCAGGGGGATCACGCCGCTGCCGAAGACCGACATCTTGTCCTCGCGCCAGTTCACCCGGCCCTTGATGGCCACCGCGGAGTCCTCGACCAGGTCGGCGGAGAGCACGCTGTAGCTCTTGGGGAAGAACAGCACCTCGATCGAGGCGTCCAGGTCCTCGACCGTGGCGATCGCCCAGGGTTCGCCGTTCTTGTTCACCCGGCGTTCCAGGCCCGAGATCATGCCCGCCAGGACGATCTCGCCTTCCTTGGGCGGGTCGGCGATCAGTTCGGCGATCGTGCGCTGGGCGTTCTTGCGGAGGATGCGCTCGGCGCCGTCCAGCGGGTGCGCCGAGACGTACAGGCCCAGCATCTCCCGCTCGAAGGCCAGCATCTGCTTGCGCGGCCACTCCTCGGCGCCGAACTTCAGGTGCGCCAGCGGGGAGGCGTCCTCGTTGGCCCCGCCGTCGTCGCCACCGCCGAACAGGTCGAACTGGCCCATCGCCTCCTGGCGCTTCAGGCCGACGACCGCGTCCACCGCCTCCTCGTGCACCTGCACCAGCGCGAGCCGGGTGGTGTCGAAGGAGTCGAACGCGCCCGCCTTGATCAGCGACTCGATCACGCGCTTGTTGCAGCAGACCAGTTCCGACTTGTCGAGGAAGTCGGTGAAGGAGGCGTACTTCCCCTTCTTCTCCCGCGTCGCGATGATCGACTCGACCACGTTCGCACCGACGTTGCGGATCGCGCCCAGGCCGAAGCGGATGTCCTGCCCGACCGCGGAGAAGCGCAGCGCGGACTCGTTGACGTCCGGCGGCAGCACCTTGATGCCCAGGCGGCGGCACTCCGACAGGTACACCGCCGACTTGTCCTTGTTGTCACCGACCGAGGTGAGCAGCCCGGCCATGTACTCGGCGCGGTAGTTCGCCTTCAGGTACGCCGTCCAGTACGACACCAGGCCGTAGGCGGCCGCGTGCGACTTGTTGAACGCGTACCCGGCGAACGGGAGGATCGTGTCCCACAGCGCCTGGATGGCCTCGTCGGAGAAGCCGTTGGCGTTCATGCCCGCGTGGAAGCCCTCGAACTCCTTCTCGAGCACTTCCTGCTTCTTCTTGCCCATCGCCTTGCGGAGCACGTCCGCGCGGCCCATCGAGTAGCCCGCCACCTTCTGGGCGATGAACATGATCTGCTCTTGGTACACGATCAGGCCGTAGGTCTCGGACAGGATGTCCTTGAGCGGCTCGGCCAGCTCGGGGTGGATCGGCTTGACCTCCTGCCGCCCGTTCTTGCGGTCGGCGTAGTCGTTGTGCGCGTTCATGCCCATCGGACCCGGGCGGTACAGCGCGCCGACCGCGACGATGTCCTCGAACGAGGTGGGCTGCATGCGGCGCAACAGGTCGCGCATGGGGCCACCGTCCAGCTGGAACACGCCGAGCGTGTCACCGCGGGAGAGCAGCTCGTAGGTGGCCTTGTCGTCGAGCTCCAGCACGTCCAGGTCGATGTGCTCGCCCCGGTTGGCCTTCACGTTGTCGATGGCGTCACCCATCACCGTGAGGTTGCGCAAACCGAGGAAGTCCATCTTCAGCAGGCCGAGGTTCTCACACGACGGGTAGTCCCAGCCGGTGATGATCGAGCCGTCGTCACGCCGCCACAGCGGGATGGACTCGATCAGCGGCTCCGAGGACATGATCACCGCACAGGCGTGCACACCCGCGTTGCGGATCAGGCCCTCCAGGCCGCGCGCGGTCTCGAAGATCTTGGCCACTTCCTGGTCGTTCTCGATCAGGTTTCGGACCTCGGCCGCCTCGCCGTACCGCTCGTGCTTGGGGTTGACGATGCCGGACAGCGGGATGTCCTTGGCCATGATCGGCGGCGGCAGCGCCTTGGAGATCTTGTCCGCGATGGCGAAGCCGGGCTGGCCGTAGTGCACCCGCGCCGAGTCCTTGATCGCGGCCTTGGTTTTGATGGTGCCGAAGGTGATCACCTGGGCGACCCGGTCGGTGCCCCACTTCTCCGTCGCGTAGCGCACCATCTCGCCGCGCCTGCGGTCGTCGAAGTCGATGTCGATGTCGGGCATGGCCGTGCGCTCGGGGTTGAGGAAGCGCTCGAACAGCAGGCCGTGCGGGATCGGGTCGATGTTGGTGATGCCCAGGGCGTAGGCGACCAGCGCGCCCGCGGCCGAGCCGCGGCCCGGGCCGACGCGGATGCCGACCGACTTGGCGTAGGCCACCAGGTCGCCGACCACGAGGAAGTAGGCCGGGAACCCCTTGCCCGCGATGACGTTGAGCTCGAACTCGGCGCGCTCGACGTAACCGTCCGGGATGCCGCCCGGGAAGCGCCGGTCCAGCCCCTCCATGACCTGCTTGTAGAGGTAGGACTCCTGGGTCTCGCCCTCCGGCACCGGGAAGACCGGCATCCGGTCGCGGTGCGCCCACACCTCGTCGTAGGACTCGACCATCTCCGCGATGAGCAGCGTGGAGTCGCAGGCGCCGGGCACGCTGTCGTCCCACAGCTCGCGCATCTCCGCGGCCGACTTCAGGTAGTAACCGTCCCCGTCAAACTTGAACCGGTTCGGGTCGGACAGCGTCTTGCCGGACTGCACGCACAGCAACGCGGAGTGCGCGTCGGCCTGGTCCTTGGTGACGTAGTGGCTGTCGTTGGTGGCCAGCGGGGGGATGTTGAGCTTCTTGCCGATCTCCAGCAGCCCCTCGCGCACCCGCCGCTCGATGGACAGCCCGTGGTCCATGAGCTCGAGGAAGAAGTTCTCCGCACCGAAGATGTCGCGGTAGTCGGCGGCCGCCTGCAACGCCTCGGCCTCGTGGCCCAGGCGGAGGCGGGTCTGCACCTCACCGGAGGGGCAGCCGGTGGTGGCGATGATCCCCTCGGCGTTCTCGGAGATGATCTCCCGGTCCATGCGGGGCTTGTAGTACATGCCTTCCATGGACGCCTGGCTGGACAGCTTGAACAGGTTGCGCACGCCGGTGGCGTTCCGGGCGACCATGGTCATGTGCGTGTAGGCGCCGGCACCGGAGATGTCGTCGCCGCGCTGACCGGGGTCGCCCCAGAACACCGGCTTCTTGTGGAACCGGGTGGTCGGCGCGATGTAGGCCTCGATGCCGATGATCGGCTTGATGCCGTGCTTCTTCGCCTGCTGGTAGAACTCATCGCCGCCGTACATGTTGCCGTGGTCGGTCATGCCCACGGCGGGCATCTCCAACCGGGCCGCCTCCGCGAACAACGGGGCGATCTTGGCCGCTCCGTCGAGCATGGAGTACTCGGTGTGCACGTGCAGGTGGACGAATGAGTCGCCAGACACCGGTGGAAACCTCCCAGGATCGCACGGCGGGCCCCCGCGCAGCGCCGGAGACAGAACCTATCAAGAGATGGTCCTCCCTGTCGCAGCCGAGGTGCGGGAGCGACACGATCCCCTTTGGTGTCAACGATTTCAGCGTGCCCGAGCTGCGGCTACACCTTCGTCAGCAGGGCGATGCACTCCATGTGGTGGGTCATCGGGAACGCGTCGAAGGCACGCAGCCGGTCCAGCCGGTAACCGTGCGTGGCGAACAGCCCGACGTCCCTCGCCAGGGCCGCCGGATCGCAGGCGATGTGCACCACCCGTGACGGACCGGCGGCGGCGACCGCGGCCACCACCTCCTTGCCCGCGCCCTTGCGGGGCGGGTCCAGCACGACCACGTCCGGGCGTTCGGCGGCGACCTCGGCGGAGGCCAGCACGCGTTCCACCCGGCCCACCCGCAGGCGGACCTGGGGCAGGTCGACCAGGTTGGCGGTGCCGTCCTGGATGGCCTGGCGGGAGGACTCCACGACCAGGACCGAGCCCTGGGGGCCGACCTGGCGGGCCAGCACCGAGCCGAACAGGCCCACGCCGCCGTACAGGTCCCAGGCCACGCCGCCCGCCGGGGCCTGCGCCCACTCGTCCACGACCCGCGCGAACGTCGGGGCCGCCGCCGGGTGCACCTGCCAGAAGCCGTGCGCGTCCAGGCGCCAGGCCCGGCCCGCCGCGTGCTCGACCGCCACGCCGTCGCCCCGGTGGCGGCGGGCCGGGCGGTCCTTGCGCACCTCGCTGACGTGCACCTGGCCCGCGCCGTCCCTGGTGACCTCGAGCTCCGTGCCCGGCCGCCAGCCCCGGTCGAGGACGCCGTCCAGGGCGCCCGGGACCGAGATCGGGCAGTCGGCCAGGGGCAGCACCCGGTGGCTGCGGTGGGCCCGCAGCCCGGCCTTGCCGCTCTTGCCCACCGCCAGGCGGACCCGGGTGCGCCAGCCCAGCGGACCGCCCGGCAGCTCCTCGACGGTGACCGGCCAGGTCAGGCCCGCGATGCGCTGCAGCTGCTCCTGGACCACCGCGGCCTTCAGCTCGCGCTGGGCTCGCGGCGCGGCGTGCTGCCAGTCGCAGCCCCCGCACTGCCCCGGCGCCGCCAGCGGGCACGGCGGCTCGACCCGGGCGGGCGCCGCCACCAGGACCTCGACCGCGTCCGCGCGGCAGAACGAGCCGCCGTTGTCCTCGGTGACCTCGACCACCACGTGCTCACCCGGCAGGGCGTGGCGGACGAACAGCACCCGGCCCTCGTGCCGCGCCACGCAGTGGCCGCCGTGGGCCACCGGGCCCACCTCGACGGTCAGGCGGCGTCCGGTCCAGTCCAGGCGTTGTTCGGCCTGTGTCACGGGGTGCTCTTCTCCTTCTTGTTCTTCTGCTCCGCCTTGCGGCGGCGTTCCTCGGCGGCCTTGGCCGCGGCCGCCACCGGGTCGAAGCCGCGCCGGATCGAACCGGGCGCCACGACCGGGGCCTCCTTGCGGCGGCGCTCCGAGGAGATCAGCTGCCACGGCACCGACACCACCATGACGCCCTGCTGGAACAGCAGCCGCCCCTTCAGGCGCAGCGCGCTCTGGTTGTGCAGGAAGTGCTCCCACCAGCGGCCGACCACGTACTCCGGGATGAACACGGTGACCACGTCGCGCGGGTTGCTGCTGCGGATGCGCTTGACGTAGTCCAGCACCGGCTTGGTGATCTCGCGGTACGGGGACTCCACGACCTTCAGCGGCACCGGCAGGTCCTGCCGCTCCCACTCGGTGACCAGGCGCCGGGTGTCCGCGTCGTCGACGTTGACCGTGACCGCCTCCAGCACGTCCGGGCGGGTGGCCCGGGCGTAGCTGATCGCGCGCATGGTCGGCATGTGCAGCTTGGACACCAGCACGACCGCGTGGTTGCGGGCGGGCAGCGTGTGCGTGCCCTCGGCCTCGGCCGCCTCCAGCTCCTGCGCCACGTGGTCGTAGTGCCGCCGGATGCCGGTCATCAGCACGAACACCGCGCCCATGGCCGCGATCGCCACCCAGGCGCCGAGGGTGAACTTGGTGATCAGCACGACGATCAGCACCACACCGGTCATGACCATGCCGAACCCGCTGATCAGGCGCGAGCGCTTGAGCCTGCTGACCGCGGCCGGGTCCTGCTCGCCGCGCAGCAGCTTGTTCCAGTGCCGGACCATCCCGGCCTGGCTGAGCGTGAAGGAGACGAACACGCCGACCGTGTACAGCGGGATCAGCCGGGAGACCTCGGCCTCGTACAGGATGACCAGCAGGATCGCGAACCCGGCGAGGAAGACGATGCCGTTGGAGAAGGCCAGCCGGTCGCCGCGGGTGTGCAGCTGGCGCGGCAGGTAGCGGTCCTGGGCCAGGATCGAGCCGAGCACCGGGAAGCCGTTGAACGCGGTGTTGGCCGCGAGCACGAGGATCAGCGCGGTGACCGCGGCGATGAAGAAGGCGCCGACCGGGAAGCCGTCGAAGACCGCGTTGGCGATCTGCACGACCATGGTCTTCTGGTGGTACCCGGCGGGGGTGCCGCTGAGCTGCGTCTCCGGGTGCTCGGCGATCTTGACCCCGGTCAGCTGGGCCAGCATCACCAGGCCCATCAGCATGACCACCGCGATCAGGCCCATCATCAGCAGCGTGGTGGCCGCGTTGCGGGACTTCGGCTTGCGGAAGGCGGGCACGCCGTTGCTGATGGCCTCCACGCCGGTCAGCGCCGCGCAGCCCTGGGTGAACGAGCGGAGCACCACCATCGCCAGCACCAGGCCCATCAGCTGGTCCTGCTCGGCGTGCAGCTCGAAGCCAGCGCTCTCCGCGCGCATCTCGTCACCGAGCACGAACCCGCGCACCAGGCCGTAGAGGATCATCGCGATCATGCCGATCATGAACGCGTAGGTCGGCACGGCGAAGGCGCTGCCGGACTCGCGGATGCCGCGCAGGTTGACCGCGGTGAGCAGCACGATCGCGGTGACCGCGAAGATCACCTTGTGCTCGGCCACGAACGGGATGAGCGAGCCGATGTTGGCCATCGCCGAGGAGATGGACACCGCGACGGTGAGGATGTAGTCGACCAGCAGGGCGCTGCCCACGGTCAGCCCGCCGTAGCGGCCCAGGTTCGCGTTCGCGATCTCGTAGTCGCCGCCGCCGGAGGGGTAGGCGTGCACGTTCTGCCGGTAGCTGAAGACCACGGTCAGCATGACCACGGCCACCGCGACCCCGATCCACGGCGCGAAGACGTAGCCCGAGATGCCCGCCAACGACAGGACCAGGAAGATCTCCTCCGGCGCGTAGGCCACCGACGACAGCGCGTCGGAGGCGAACACCGGCAGCGCGATGCGCTTCGGGAGCAGCGTGTGGGAGAGCCGGTCACTGCGGAACGGCCGCCCCACCAGGAGGCGTTTGGCCGCGGTGGCGAACTTGGACACGCACGCAGCGTAGACGGGTCAGACGCACCGGACGGGGTGGCCGTCGGTATGTTGAGTCACGTCGTGCCCCGGTTCGCAGGCATCCCCCGTTCAGGGGAGGCTATGGTGCACCAGCCGCGCTTGGAGGAGGCAGTCAGTGCACGTGGTCATCATGGGCTGCGGCCGGGTCGGTTCGTCGCTGGCCAAGGGCCTGGAACGGCTCGGGCACACCGTGGCCGTCGTGGACAAGAGCGTCCAGGCCTTCCGCAGGCTGGGGGGCGACTTCCACGGCCAGCAGGTGGTCGGCATCGGCTTCGACCGCCAGGTGCTGATCGAGGCGGGCATCGAGCGGGCGGGGGCCTTCGCCGCGGTGTCCAGCGGCGACAACTCCAACATCATCTCCGCGCGCGTGGCCAGTGAGACCTTCGGGGTCGAGCACGTGGTGGCCCGCATCTACGACCCCAAGCGCGCCGCCGTCTACGAGCGGCTGGGCATCCCGACCGTGGCCACCGTGCCGTGGACCACCGACCGGTTCCTGCGCATGCTGCTGCCCGACGGGGTGGCCACCGCCTGGCGCGACCCCTCCGGCACGGTCGCGGTGCTGCCACTGCCGCTGCACGAGGGCTGGGTCGGCCACAGCCTGCGCGACCTGGAGGCGGCCGTGGGCGCCCGGGTGGCGTTCGTGATGCGCTTCGGCACCGGTGTGCTGCCCGAGCGGGACAGCGTGGTCCAGTCCGGCGACCAGGTCTACGTGGCCGCCCTGTCCGGCACGGTCACCGACGTGACCACGGCCGCGGCCCAGGCTCCCGAGGAGAACAACTGATGCGCGTGGCCATCGCCGGAGCAGGCGCCGTCGGCCGGTCCATCGCCCGCGAGCTGCTCGACTCCGAGCACCAGGTGATGCTGATCGAGCGCGACCAGACCCACTTCGACCCGCACGCGGTGGAGCAGGCCGAGTGGGTGCACGCCGACGCCTGCGAGCTGTCCTCCCTGGAGGAGGCGGGCATCGAGCTGTGCGACGTGGTCATCGCGGCCACCGGCGACGACAAGGTCAACCTGGTGGTCTCGCTGCTGGCCAAGACCGAGTTCGCGGTGCGCCGGGTGGTCGCCCGGGTCAACGACCCGCGCAACGAGTGGCTGTTCACCGAGGCCTGGGGCGTGGACGTGGCGGTGTCCACCCCGCGCATGCTCGCGGCCATGGTCGAGGAGGCGGTCACGGTCGGCGACCTGGTGCGCCTGATGACGCTGCGCCAGGGCCAGGCCAACCTGGTCGAGGTCACCCTGCCCGAGGACACCCCGCTGTCCGGGCGCGCGGTCAAGACGCTGCGGATGCCCCGGGACGCCGCGCTGGTCACGATCCTGCGCGGCGGCCGGGTCATCGTGCCGCAGCCCGACGACACCCTGGAAGCGGGCGACGAGCTGCTGTTCGTGGCCACCAGCGACGTGGAGCACGAGGTCCACACCGCGTTGTTCGGCTGAGTCAGGCGCCGGGCACCGGCAGCGGCATGCCCGGCTGCTCCTGGTCGGCGGGCACCACACCGTCGACCAGGAAGGCGTCGACCACCTCGTCCAGGGCGGCGTTGCCGTCGGCGTAGAGGCCGTGGTCGCCCTCACCGGTCACGGTGATCATCCGCGAGTTCCGGAACCGGGCGTGTGCCCTGGCCGCGCCCTCCCAGCCGGTGGCCGCGTCGTGCTCGGACTGCACGACCAGCACCGGCGGCACGCCCTTGCCGTCCAGCACCGGCACCGGGCGGTGCGGGCGCCGCCAGAACACGCAGGTCTGGGACTGGAGCCAGTACGCGCCGAGGATGGTGTGGCCGCGGTCGAAGTTCTCCTGCGAGCGGCGGAGCACGGACTCGCGGTCGCCGGTCCACGGGGTGTCGTTGCACAGGGTGGCCCACAGCGTCGCGGTGGCGGCGTCCGGTGTCGCGGCGGCGGCCTGGGCCAGCCGGGCCGCGGCGGGCGCGGGTGCGGCGGCCCGGCCCTCGGCCAGGGCCTTGACCTGTGCCAGCCGCTCGGCCAGCGGGATGAAGGAGGCCTTCTTGTACATCGCCAGGATGACCGTGCCGTCCAGGGCGAGCTGGTCGAACTTCTCGCCGTCGACCACCACGGGCTCGCGGGTCAGCGCGGCGCGCAGCTCCCGGTGGTTGGCCAGCGCCTGTTCGGCGGTGGCGCCGAAGTGGTACCTGGCGTCGTACTTGGCCAGCCAGGGCAGGAAGTCCTGCCGCCACCGGCGTTCGTAGCTGGCCGCCTGGCTGTCGCGGAAGGTCTGCCAGTCGGCGGTGAAGTCCACGGCCGAGTCGACCACGAACCGCCCGGTGCGCCGGGGGAACTGCTGGGCGTACTGCGGGCCCAGCCAGGTGCCGCCGGAGTAGCCCAGGTAGTTGATCTTGTCTCGGCCGAGCAGCACGCGCAGCAGGTCCAGGTCCCGGATGGTCTGGGCGGTGGTGACGTGCTTCCCGAACTCACCCGAGGCCTGCTGGCAGGTGCGGGCGTAGTCGGCGACCGAGTCCACGATGCGGTTCAGGTTGGCCGGGGAGCGGTCGTAGGGGTCGGCGGCGAACGGAGTCTTCCCGCCACAGGTGATGTTCTCGCTCTTGCCGGTGCCGCGCACGTCGATGCCGATGACGTCCTGGTGCTGGCGGAGCTTGGTCTGCCCGCGCAGCATGGTGGGCATCGACCGGCCCGGTCCGCCGTGGCCACCCGGGTTGGTGAACAGGGAGGCCGTGGCCTCGCCGGTGGCGCGCAGGCGGCTGATCGCGACCGTGGTCTCCGGCTCGGCCCGCGGGCGGGCCCAGTCCCGGGGTGCCCGGAAGGTCGAGCACTCCATGCCGGTGATGTCCGTGGGATCGGTCGGCGGCAGGGAGAGGTCGGCCAGGGTGCACGGGTGCCAGGCCAGCCGCTGGTCGGCGAACCGGGACGGGATACCGGTGCTGTTGAGCGGCAGGCGGCCGTCGGCGAGGGCCGGGGTCGCTCCCGCGAGCAACCCGGCCACGAGCGCCGGGACGGCGACGAGGCGTCGGAACGTGGTCATGGGACCAGTCGAAACCGTGCCGCCACGGCATGGTCAAGCCAGGCGTCAGGCCGGTTCCGGCTTCGCCTGGTCGACCTTCGCCTGCTCCACCGGCTCCGCCTCGGCCTGCGCCGCTTCCTCGATCTTCTTGGCCCGGGCCACCGCCCACACGGTGACCAGCAGGGCCACCGCCGTCAGCGGGTAGCCCATCGCCAGGCGGGCGACGCCGAGCAGCGTGGTCTCGTTGCTGTCGTAGAGCCAGTTCTGCACGATCACGCGGGCCGCGAACAGCACCGTCCACACCATGGTGGCCAGGTCGTAGCCCAGGCGGGCCTTCGGGTGCTCGCGCCAGCCGAAGCCATGGCCGTTCAGGCCCGACCAGATCACGCCGACCAGGGGCCAGCGGACGACGAGGGAGACCAGGAAGGCCACGCCGAAGCCCGCGCTGACCCAGATGCCCCAGAGGAAGAAGCCCTTGGCCTCGCCCACCCGGTAGGCGATGAAGGCCGCGATCGCCACGCCCAGCACGCCCGAGACCGCGGGCATGAGGCGTTCCTTGCGGATCACCCGCCACACCCCGATGGCCACCGCGACGCCCAGGGCGCTCCAGATGGCGGGCCACATGCTGCTCAGCCAGTTGACGAAGACGAAGACCGCCACCGGCACGGAGGCGGAGATGAAGCCGACCAGGCCGCCCATCTGCTCCCACATCGTGGGCATGGGCTCCTCCGCGCCGTCCTCGGGCGTGGTGCCCGCCGGCTGTGCGGTGGTGGGCTGGGGAGTGGTGGGTTCGCTCATGTGCTCACGATCAGGAGGTGGTCTGCAGCTCGTAGTACGGGTTGTAGAGCACCTTACGCCCATCCCGCACCGCGATGCGGCCACGCGCCTTGATCGTGCGACCCGGTTCGATGCCGGGGATGCGCCGACGGCCCAGCCACACCAGGGTGACGCCCTCGGTGCCGTCGTACAGTTCCGCCTCCAGGGTGGCCACCGCGTCCCGGGGGCACAGCTCGACGCTGCGGAGCCTGCCCAGCACGGTGACCTCCTCACCAGACCGGCAGTCGCACGCCTTCACGGCGCCGCGTGCCTCGGCTTCTCGGGACAGGTCGTCGGCGTCCAGCTCGCTGACGTCACTCGTCAGCTTGCGGACCATCCGCCGCCAGTAGCCCCCGCTGCCACTCATTCCGGCGCTCCCCATACGAAAGGGGCCCTCGGTTGTGGCCCCGTTTACCGCCAGGGTAACCAGATGGAGCTGGATTTACTCCATCCGGTGTTACCCGGCTTTTCACTCTTCAGAACGGGGAGGAACCCGACATAGTTCCCCGAACCGCCCGCCGGATCGGGCCTGGTGGGCGGGGGTGCGCCCGGACACAGCAGGCAAAGTCACACCCGGGCCGGCGGACCGGCCCGGGTGCGGGTTCTCCAGGTGTGCGGCGGGGCTGGCTAGCCCTGCTGCCCCGCGATGTGCGCGGCGATGGCGGGCGGCAGCTCCAGCGGCAGCGGCGTGCGCACCGGCATCGGCGAGTCGCCGCGCACCACGACGGTGCCGCGCACGACGTCGCGCAGCAGCTCGGCCGCGGGCGCGGTGTGCGTGGGCGGGCTGGCGACCACCGCGCGCAGCATCCAGCGCGGACCGTCGACCCCCACGAAGCGCAGCGCCATCTCCGGGCCGGAGGCGACCAGCTCGGTGCCCCAGTCGCCGCCCTCCAGCACCACGCGGGCGCCGTCGCTCTTCAGCTGGTCGGACAGCTCCTTGCTGACCTCCTTCCACAGCCCACCCGAGCGGGGGGCGGCGAAGGCGCTCACGGTCAGCCGGGCGAACTCGGTCATCAGGTGCACGGCCTGCACCTCACCGCCCTCGGGCGCGACCTCGACCTGCAGCTGGGCACCCTCGGGCACGGGCACGCGCACCGAG
Proteins encoded in this region:
- a CDS encoding OB-fold nucleic acid binding domain-containing protein, translating into MSGSGGYWRRMVRKLTSDVSELDADDLSREAEARGAVKACDCRSGEEVTVLGRLRSVELCPRDAVATLEAELYDGTEGVTLVWLGRRRIPGIEPGRTIKARGRIAVRDGRKVLYNPYYELQTTS
- a CDS encoding DUF3710 domain-containing protein translates to MFGFGRRKKRGKAAAGESQHAAPADVAGEGGAEHAEAAFDGPYDEREAPQDQVQRLDLGSVRVPVPEGAQLQVEVAPEGGEVQAVHLMTEFARLTVSAFAAPRSGGLWKEVSKELSDQLKSDGARVVLEGGDWGTELVASGPEMALRFVGVDGPRWMLRAVVASPPTHTAPAAELLRDVVRGTVVVRGDSPMPVRTPLPLELPPAIAAHIAGQQG